In the genome of Coregonus clupeaformis isolate EN_2021a chromosome 1, ASM2061545v1, whole genome shotgun sequence, one region contains:
- the LOC121545923 gene encoding src kinase-associated phosphoprotein 1-like codes for MGTVSEVVRRLLNDCELFVSDILQDENLSKQASETRDVLLNNFRVVHSRNPQEFPFRSESRQEDSSDDNQSSSLGRSAPSDDLSVASDYQDEGSPDYFEEIQMAAVQDLSNILKQGYLEKKRRDHSFFSLEWQRRWCVLNNTIFYYFGSDKDKQQKGSFYIKGYSAELVANLRKDSKKNACFELSAPGRRSFQFTASSPREAREWVDQINFVLKDLSSSFIPFDDDEEEEEEETYDDIEGVTGVASRPPRPTPAPFPVLPQQAKASLSSHKEWRPSQGGEEEEDDIYEVLPDDDFPGSIEEISEKSTKPVWSMDYANYYQGLWDCEADEPDELAFQRGDLIYIVSKEYNINGWWVGELNGTIGIVPKDFLHPAYIL; via the exons ATGGGGACAGTCTCTGAAGTCGTTAGGAGGCTTTTAAATG ACTGTGAGCTGTTTGTATCAGATATCCTACAGGATGAGAACCTCAGTAAACAGGCCAGTGAAACACGGGACGTCTTACTTAATAACTTCAGGGTGGTCCATTCCAG AAATCCTCAGGAGTTTCCCTTCAGAT CTGAGTCCAGACAGGAGGACAGTTCAGATGACAACCAGAGCTCCAGTCTGGGCCGCTCGGCCCCCTCAGACGACCTGTCAGTGGCCTCTGACTACCAGGACGAGGGCTCTCCTGACT ACTTTGAGGAGATCCAAATGGCGGCAGTCCAGGATCTCAGTAACATCTTGAAACAAGGCTACCTGGAGAAGAAACGACGAG ATCACAGCTTCTTCAGCTTAGAATGGCAAAGACGATGGTGTGTCCTCAATAACACAATATTCTACTACTTTGGGAGTGACAAAG acaagcagcAGAAGGGCTCCTTCTATATCAAAGGTTAcagtgcagagctggtggccaacCTACGTAAAGACTCCAAGAAAAATGCCTGCTTTGAGCTGAGTGCCCCTGGCCGACGCTCCTTCCAG TTCACTGCTAGCAGCCCACGAGAAGCCAGGGAATGGGTGGACCAGATCAACTTTGTCCTGAAAG ATTTGAGTTCCAGCTTTATCCCCTTTGATGacgatgaggaagaggaggaggaggagacctaTGATGACATTGAGGGGGTGACGGGGGTGGCCAGCCGTCCCCCTCGGCCCACCCCCGCACCCTTCCCGGTCCTGCCCCAGCAGGCCAAAGCCTCTCTCAGTAGCCACAAGGAATGGAGGCCTAGCCAGGggggggaagaggaagaggatgatatCTACGAGGTCCTCCCAG ACGACGACTTTCCAGGATCCATTGAAGAGATCAGTGAGAAGAGCACGAAACCAG TGTGGTCCATGGACTATGCCAATTACTACCAGGGCTTGTGGGACTGTGAGGCAGACGAGCCTGACGAGCTGGCCTTCCAAAGAGGTGACCTCATTTACATCGTCAGTAAG GAGTATAACATCAATGGCTGGTGGGTCGGAGAGCTAAACGGTACCATCGGTATCGTCCCTAAAGACTTCCTCCACCCTGCCTACATCCTCTGA
- the LOC121545847 gene encoding uncharacterized protein LOC121545847 yields MMIKNHEEDEFVAVRVQDPRVQNDGSWNSYVDFRIFLHTNSKAFTAKMSCVRRRYSEFVWLKKRMQKNTGLVSVPDLPSKPFFSFSGEDFLEKRRKGLQSFLDKVCTMTVCLSDSQLHLFLQTQLPVGHILDCVQGHTPYTVTEAILTYGSSNQGWVPEEDSTQDPSLTPVPYESMESPAPHLPTLQCEEPLNPVNLASSEPEGLMTEKFLADAHDIDAVELQLSETETLSLEVTQEDHNVFQVEAILETHSPVETIFKWDGHEESTPERLEHEEVIHQGDCQQLTLVELHCEKDTGLEEGCVTELKTERVIKEESHANIPTDIIHPKQSNLDLGLEEECESEVALEGETHTDTTTQTIPPKQSSPELDIHEETPQDGDDGLRETVLEDLNPAEEAQESISHEKRTSEGDCNTVTAIELDSQGHTDERNSHIEISLEEDCHEITTEEVESVDDSTQEVESGDVATQKGEVDDSFRGGKAAP; encoded by the exons ACCAACAGCAAGGCCTTCACAGCGAAGATGTCCTGTGTGCGCCGGCGCTACAGTGAGTTTGTCTGGCTCAAGAAGAGGATGCAGAAGAACACTGGCTTGGT ATCCGTCCCAGACCTGCCCAGCAAGCCCTTCTTCTCCTTTAGTGGTGAGGACTTcctagagaagaggaggaaaggcCTGCAGTCCTTCCTGGACAA agtgtgcaccatgacagtgtgTCTGTCAGACAGTCAGCTCCACCTCTTCCTGCAAACCCAACTGCCAGTTGGTCACATCCTGGACTGTGTGCAGGGCCACACCCCCTACACTGTGACAGAGGCCATCCTCACCTACGGCTCATCCAATCAGGGCTGGGTTCCGGAAGAGGACTCGACCCAGGACCCAAGTCTTACTCCAGTTCCTTATGAGTCCATGGAGAG CCCTGCTCCTCATCTACCTACCCTGCAATGTGAAGAGCCCCTCAACCCTGTGAACCTCGCCTCCAGTGAGCCAGAGGGCCTAATGACTGAGAAGTTTCTAGCTGACGCCCATGACATAGACGCTGTGGAGTTACAGCTCAGTGAGACTGAGACCCTTTCCCTAGAGGTCACCCAGGAGGACCACAATGTATTCCAGGTAGAGGCCATCCTGGAGACACACAGCCCAGTGGAGACTATCTTTAAGTGGGATGGCCATGAAGAATCTACCCCAGAGAGGCTCGAACATGAGGAGGTGATCCACCAAGGGGATTGTCAACAGCTGACACTTGTGGAACTGCACTGTGAAAAGGACACAGGCTTGGAAGAGGGATGTGTAACGGAGTTGAAGACTGAGAGGGTCATTAAGGAGGAGAGCCATGCTAACATACCTACAGATATAATTCATCCCAAACAGAGTAACCTAGACCTAGGCCTGGAGGAGGAGTGTGAATCGGAAGTGGCCCTTGAGGGTGAGACCCATACAGACACGACTACACAGACAATCCCTCCCAAACAGAGTAGCCCAGAGCTAGACATCCATGAGGAAACTCCTCAAGATGGAGATGATGGCCTAAGGGAGACAGTTCTAGAGGACCTTAACCCTGCGGAGGAAGCTCAAGAAAGCATCAGTCACGAGAAGAGAACCTCAGAAGGGGACTGCAACACAGTAACAGCCATTGAGCTGGACAGCCAAGGACACACGGATGAGAGAAACTCCCACATAGAGATCAGCCTAGAGGAAGACTGTCATGAGATCACAACCGAAGAAGTGGAAAGTGTTGATGACTCAACCCAAGAGGTAGAAAGTGGAGATGTTGCAACCCAAAAGGGAGAAGTCGATGACTCATTTCGAGGTGGAAAGGCGGCTCCCTAG